In one Streptomyces sp. R33 genomic region, the following are encoded:
- a CDS encoding ketosynthase chain-length factor codes for MNTAVAAPAPAASAAPGSRTAAPVVTGIGVAAPNGLGTEAWWSAVLRGESGIRPVSRFDASGYPAKLAGEVPGFVDADHVSSRLLPQTDRVTRLSLAAAKEALDDAGADPAQLPDYAAGVVTANSFGGFDFGQQELQALWSKGGQHVSAYQSFAWFYAVNSGQISIRHGLRGASGVIVSEQAGGLDAMAHARRQIRKGAELVVTGGLDSALCSWGWAAYLAGGGLTDREDPARAYLPFSQDASGHVAGEGGALLVLEGAEEARRRGARVYGSIAGHAATFDADGTSRLGAAAELALADAGVHPDEVDVVFADAAGERSADRAEAEAITALFGPRGVPVTAPKSMTGRLAAGGAALDVAAALLALRDQVIPPTTGTEIPADDCPLNLVTGAASPALGMPLRTALVLARGHGGFNSAVVVRAAGA; via the coding sequence ATGAACACCGCTGTCGCCGCCCCCGCCCCGGCCGCTTCCGCCGCCCCGGGCTCCCGCACCGCGGCGCCCGTCGTCACCGGCATCGGTGTCGCCGCCCCCAACGGGCTGGGCACCGAGGCCTGGTGGTCCGCCGTCCTGCGCGGCGAATCGGGCATCCGCCCCGTCAGCCGCTTCGACGCGAGCGGCTATCCGGCGAAGCTGGCCGGGGAGGTCCCCGGATTCGTCGACGCCGACCACGTCTCCAGCCGGCTGCTGCCGCAGACCGACCGCGTCACCCGGCTCTCGCTCGCCGCGGCCAAGGAGGCGCTCGACGACGCCGGGGCCGACCCCGCGCAGCTGCCCGACTACGCCGCGGGCGTGGTCACCGCCAACTCCTTCGGCGGCTTCGACTTCGGCCAGCAGGAGCTCCAGGCGCTGTGGAGCAAGGGCGGCCAGCACGTCTCGGCGTACCAGTCCTTCGCCTGGTTCTACGCCGTCAACAGCGGCCAGATCTCCATCCGGCACGGCCTGCGCGGAGCCTCCGGAGTGATCGTGTCCGAGCAGGCCGGCGGCCTCGACGCCATGGCCCACGCGCGCCGCCAGATCCGCAAGGGCGCCGAGCTCGTCGTCACCGGCGGCCTCGACTCCGCGCTGTGCTCCTGGGGCTGGGCCGCCTACCTGGCCGGCGGGGGGCTCACCGACCGGGAGGACCCGGCCCGCGCCTACCTGCCGTTCTCCCAGGACGCGAGCGGCCACGTCGCGGGCGAGGGCGGCGCCCTCCTCGTCCTCGAGGGCGCCGAGGAGGCCCGCCGGCGCGGCGCCCGCGTCTACGGGAGCATCGCCGGGCACGCCGCCACCTTCGACGCCGACGGGACCTCCCGGCTCGGCGCGGCCGCGGAGCTCGCCCTCGCCGATGCGGGCGTGCACCCCGACGAGGTCGACGTCGTCTTCGCCGACGCGGCGGGCGAGCGCAGCGCCGACCGCGCCGAAGCGGAGGCGATCACGGCACTGTTCGGCCCGCGCGGGGTGCCCGTCACCGCGCCCAAGTCGATGACCGGGCGGCTCGCCGCCGGCGGCGCGGCCCTCGACGTGGCCGCCGCCCTGCTCGCCCTGCGCGACCAGGTGATCCCGCCGACGACCGGGACCGAGATCCCGGCCGACGACTGCCCGCTGAACCTGGTCACCGGAGCGGCCAGCCCCGCTCTGGGGATGCCGCTGCGGACCGCGCTCGTACTGGCCCGCGGCCACGGCGGCTTCAACTCCGCCGTCGTCGTCCGCGCCGCGGGCGCCTGA
- a CDS encoding MBL fold metallo-hydrolase — protein sequence MDAKSAVIEVAEGVHAYVQPEGGWCLNNAGILTDGGHSALVDTAATESRARQLRRAALRLAPRPPRAVVNTHFHGDHTYGNFVFPEALTIGHERTRAMVRAAGLHMAGLWPDVCWGDIEVTPPELTFRDRTTLHVGDIRAELVHIGPAAHTTDDTIVWLPDQGVLFTGDLVMNGVTPFCVMGSVTGSLRALDRLRALGATTVVPGHGPVGGPELLDANEAYLRWIQRLAQEGAAAGVTPLELARATDLGPWAELLDSERLLPNLHRGYAEEQGLPEGSPLDVGALFQEMTAYHGRPSECLA from the coding sequence GTGGACGCCAAGAGCGCCGTCATCGAGGTGGCCGAGGGCGTCCACGCGTACGTCCAGCCCGAGGGCGGCTGGTGCCTGAACAACGCCGGCATCCTCACCGACGGCGGCCACAGCGCGCTCGTCGACACCGCCGCCACCGAGAGCCGGGCCCGGCAGCTGCGCCGGGCCGCGCTGCGCCTGGCACCGCGGCCGCCGCGCGCCGTGGTCAACACGCACTTCCACGGCGACCACACCTACGGCAACTTCGTCTTCCCCGAAGCCCTGACCATCGGCCACGAGCGCACCCGGGCCATGGTCCGGGCGGCAGGGCTGCACATGGCCGGGCTGTGGCCGGACGTCTGCTGGGGCGACATCGAGGTCACCCCGCCCGAACTGACCTTCCGGGACCGTACGACGCTCCACGTGGGCGACATCCGGGCCGAGCTCGTGCACATCGGCCCGGCGGCCCACACCACCGACGACACGATCGTCTGGCTGCCCGACCAGGGCGTGCTGTTCACCGGTGACCTCGTGATGAACGGGGTCACGCCGTTCTGCGTCATGGGGTCGGTGACCGGCTCCCTGCGCGCGCTGGACCGGCTGCGCGCCCTGGGCGCCACCACGGTCGTCCCCGGCCACGGCCCGGTCGGCGGCCCGGAGCTCCTCGACGCCAACGAGGCCTACCTGCGCTGGATCCAGCGCCTCGCCCAGGAGGGCGCCGCGGCCGGCGTGACCCCGCTCGAGCTGGCCCGTGCCACCGACCTCGGCCCCTGGGCCGAGCTGCTGGACAGCGAGCGCCTGCTGCCCAACCTCCACCGCGGATACGCCGAGGAACAGGGCCTGCCCGAGGGGTCGCCGCTGGACGTCGGAGCCCTGTTCCAGGAGATGACCGCGTACCACGGTCGCCCCTCGGAGTGCCTCGCCTGA
- a CDS encoding acyl carrier protein, producing MEQLQLDDLKRILRECAGEDEGVDLDGDVLDLSWFELGYDSLAVLQTTGYIEREYDVLLDEEGLDDADTPRRYLAMVNEMLAARAAV from the coding sequence ATGGAACAGCTGCAACTCGACGACCTGAAGCGCATCCTGCGCGAGTGCGCGGGCGAGGACGAGGGCGTCGACCTCGACGGTGACGTCCTGGACCTGAGCTGGTTCGAGCTGGGCTACGACTCGCTCGCCGTCCTGCAGACCACCGGATACATCGAGCGCGAGTACGACGTCCTGCTCGACGAGGAGGGCCTCGACGACGCGGACACCCCGCGCCGCTACCTCGCCATGGTCAACGAGATGCTGGCAGCCCGGGCCGCGGTCTGA
- a CDS encoding 4'-phosphopantetheinyl transferase superfamily protein, with protein sequence MTTLSFVAAGQGENEPAPVNLWFCPNEDLAPGIAATLASYWLDENEQQVASRFLFERDRRQYLVAHALVRRVLALETGIPEAEAIIWRSSRGRPFLQTPAGGLPRGADTLDFNLSHANAYNLLGVSRGLRIGVDVERLDRGERGLESIIATFSREEQEWIARAAPGRPRDRRVLRLWTLKEAYSKARGLGLGLPFDSFAFTLAEDRGVLSFRPPEDDSAARWRFLEVEPVPEVLAAVAVEVDDTRPPAVHLHHGFPWGRAAPRRLVLPEPAGV encoded by the coding sequence ATGACCACGCTGTCTTTCGTCGCGGCGGGGCAGGGGGAGAACGAGCCGGCCCCGGTCAACCTGTGGTTCTGCCCCAACGAGGACCTCGCGCCCGGGATCGCCGCCACCCTGGCCTCGTACTGGCTCGACGAGAACGAGCAGCAGGTGGCCAGCCGCTTCCTGTTCGAGCGCGACCGCCGCCAGTACCTCGTCGCCCACGCCCTGGTGCGCCGGGTGCTGGCTCTGGAGACCGGCATCCCCGAAGCCGAGGCGATCATCTGGCGCTCCTCGCGCGGGCGGCCGTTCCTCCAGACGCCCGCCGGAGGCCTGCCGCGCGGCGCCGACACGCTGGACTTCAACCTCTCGCACGCCAACGCGTACAACCTGCTGGGCGTCTCCCGGGGCCTGCGCATCGGGGTCGACGTCGAGCGGCTCGACCGCGGTGAGCGCGGCCTGGAGAGCATCATCGCCACGTTCTCCCGCGAGGAGCAGGAGTGGATCGCCCGGGCGGCGCCCGGGCGGCCGCGCGACCGGCGCGTCCTGCGCCTGTGGACGCTGAAGGAGGCGTACTCCAAGGCCCGCGGGCTGGGACTCGGCCTGCCCTTCGACTCCTTCGCGTTCACCCTGGCCGAGGACCGGGGCGTCCTCTCCTTCCGGCCGCCCGAGGACGACTCGGCGGCGCGCTGGCGGTTCCTCGAGGTCGAGCCGGTGCCCGAGGTGCTGGCGGCGGTCGCGGTCGAGGTCGACGACACGCGGCCGCCGGCCGTCCACCTGCACCACGGATTCCCGTGGGGGCGTGCCGCGCCGCGCCGCCTGGTCCTCCCGGAGCCCGCCGGAGTCTGA
- a CDS encoding thioesterase II family protein, translating into MGDRQAVRLHCFAHAGAGVSSFYRWDKLAGSGVKTTSWLLPGRDERRREIRLTGREELLADLKPLFEQIADEPGTPYILYGHSLGATVALTVAHVALEQGLPMPALLAVGASPPPDTPAVFADSAELPEAELLRVLDRFDALPPGVQPGDIWFRSVFPVLRADLRLARNLRAAAIGPATPGPVPVPLLAVTGHEDPLVGAEAAEGWRRWTTGRFIQRTVPGDHFFVRGGELPRMLGRAARIVQRGHRDQTGQGEGR; encoded by the coding sequence ATGGGCGACAGGCAGGCCGTACGGCTGCACTGCTTCGCACATGCGGGGGCCGGAGTGTCCTCGTTCTACCGGTGGGACAAGCTCGCCGGGAGCGGGGTGAAGACCACGTCCTGGCTGCTGCCCGGACGCGACGAGCGGCGCCGCGAGATCCGGCTGACCGGCCGTGAAGAGCTCCTGGCCGACCTCAAGCCGCTGTTCGAGCAGATCGCGGACGAGCCCGGCACCCCCTACATCCTCTACGGGCACAGCCTCGGCGCGACGGTCGCCCTCACGGTCGCCCACGTCGCGCTGGAACAAGGGCTGCCGATGCCCGCACTGCTGGCCGTCGGGGCCAGCCCGCCGCCGGACACCCCGGCCGTCTTCGCGGACTCCGCGGAACTGCCGGAGGCGGAACTGCTGCGCGTCCTGGACCGGTTCGACGCACTGCCGCCCGGCGTGCAGCCCGGGGACATCTGGTTCCGGTCGGTCTTCCCCGTGCTCCGCGCCGATCTCCGGCTCGCCCGCAACCTGCGGGCCGCCGCCATCGGGCCGGCCACGCCCGGACCCGTGCCCGTACCGCTGCTCGCGGTCACCGGCCACGAGGACCCCCTCGTCGGCGCCGAGGCCGCCGAGGGCTGGCGCCGCTGGACCACCGGACGGTTCATCCAGCGGACCGTGCCCGGCGACCACTTCTTCGTCCGGGGCGGCGAACTGCCCCGGATGCTCGGCCGGGCCGCCCGCATCGTGCAGCGCGGCCACCGCGACCAGACAGGACAGGGGGAAGGGCGATGA
- a CDS encoding beta-ketoacyl synthase encodes MRRVVITGIGVVAPGRPGTKEFWSLLTDGRTATRAITLFDASGFRSRIAAEADFDPQESGLTAEQAGRLDRAAQFAVVSAREALADSGLAGSYDATRTGVTLGSALGCTTSLDAEYGVVSEQGSRTLVDHTKAVPHLYDHFVPSSMAAEVARTVGAQGPVALVSTGCTSGLDAIGHAVDLVREGSADVMVTGAAEAPITPITAACFDAIRATSTRNDEPETASRPFDRTRNGFVLGEGSAVLVIEEYEHARSRGAHVYAEISGFASRSNAYHMTGLRPDGAEMAAAITAALDEAQLLPEHIDYINAHGSGTKQNDKHETEAFKLSLGQRAYEVPVSSIKSMIGHSLGAIGALEVAACALAIEHDTVPPTANLHEPDPACDLDYTPLTARSQRTDAVLTVGSGFGGFQSAMILTSPNLKADR; translated from the coding sequence ATGAGACGAGTCGTCATCACGGGCATCGGGGTCGTGGCCCCGGGCCGCCCGGGCACCAAGGAATTCTGGTCGCTGCTGACCGACGGCCGTACGGCCACCCGCGCCATCACCCTCTTCGACGCCTCCGGCTTCCGCTCCCGGATCGCCGCCGAGGCCGACTTCGACCCGCAGGAGTCCGGGCTCACCGCCGAGCAGGCCGGGCGCCTGGACCGCGCCGCCCAGTTCGCCGTCGTCAGCGCCCGCGAGGCCCTCGCCGACAGCGGCCTGGCCGGCTCGTACGACGCCACGCGCACCGGGGTCACCCTCGGCAGCGCCCTGGGCTGCACCACCAGCCTCGACGCCGAGTACGGGGTCGTCAGCGAGCAGGGCAGCCGTACGCTCGTCGACCACACCAAGGCCGTGCCCCACCTGTACGACCACTTCGTCCCCAGCTCGATGGCCGCCGAGGTGGCCCGTACCGTCGGCGCCCAGGGGCCGGTGGCGCTGGTGTCCACCGGCTGCACCTCCGGTCTCGACGCGATCGGGCACGCCGTCGACCTCGTCCGCGAGGGCAGCGCCGACGTGATGGTCACCGGCGCGGCCGAGGCACCCATCACGCCGATCACCGCCGCCTGCTTCGACGCCATCCGCGCCACCTCCACGCGCAACGACGAGCCGGAGACCGCCTCCCGGCCCTTCGACCGCACCCGCAACGGGTTCGTCCTGGGGGAGGGCTCGGCCGTCCTCGTCATCGAGGAGTACGAGCACGCCCGCAGCCGCGGCGCGCACGTCTACGCCGAGATCTCCGGCTTCGCCTCGCGCAGCAACGCGTACCACATGACCGGACTGCGGCCCGACGGAGCCGAGATGGCCGCCGCCATCACGGCCGCGCTCGACGAGGCGCAGCTGCTGCCCGAACACATCGACTACATCAACGCGCACGGCTCCGGCACCAAGCAGAACGACAAGCACGAGACCGAGGCCTTCAAGCTCAGCCTGGGGCAGCGCGCGTACGAGGTCCCCGTCAGCTCCATCAAGTCGATGATCGGGCACTCGCTCGGCGCGATCGGGGCCCTGGAAGTGGCCGCCTGCGCCCTCGCCATCGAGCACGACACGGTCCCGCCGACGGCGAACCTGCACGAGCCCGACCCGGCCTGCGACCTCGACTACACCCCGCTGACCGCCCGCAGCCAGCGCACCGACGCGGTGCTGACCGTCGGCAGCGGCTTCGGGGGGTTCCAGAGCGCGATGATCCTGACCAGCCCGAACCTGAAGGCGGACCGATGA
- a CDS encoding beta-ketoacyl synthase N-terminal-like domain-containing protein, which produces MDEKEVLTRFKNGHLDRAQVAALLTGAVGGAGATDGSGPVVFALPDAWPEEDAEEPSPAVAHPGAGRSADSAPAGPIAVVGMAGRYPGAPDLASFWRHARGGHDSASEPPSGRPGDERGHYLERVQDFDPEFFGIDAHEAALIDPQERLFLETAWEALEDAGCTGGRLDALTARDGTPRSVGVFTGVGSGDYVLLAARTWTPERPRPLPPRGQWSLPNRLSALLGLTGPSQSVDTAESSVLVALHLAVAALHRGECAAALVGGVRLLLHPSSRRPGAGEGVGALLLKPLTRALADGDSIHCVVRGSAVGHTAPDPSAAGPGRRSRAADARTGAAARAAAALRESCADRGTRPEAPADAPAQRVLREALRAAGVDAPAVAVRETAGSVRALVGDAGPATGAAALTRAVLQLRHRILAPGPGRAEAEPWGSGESGDGAPRRICVGVRGAGGADAQVVLEEYVPAPAAGSAPDRAPAAEELFVLSAPTPAHLAATARRFAELLGGPGPVPPLEALARALRTGRAAMDCRFAAVVADTRELVRVLERFVREGAPCADLRDGGADPLGLGGVPETDGYLAALWQAGHLHQLRGLWLSGLDVDWTALEPAHGAATVAVPLPASAFLRIPLWLGGEEGSA; this is translated from the coding sequence ATGGACGAGAAGGAAGTCCTGACCCGGTTCAAGAACGGCCATCTGGACCGGGCCCAGGTGGCCGCTCTGCTGACCGGCGCCGTGGGTGGCGCCGGCGCCACCGACGGTTCGGGGCCCGTGGTCTTCGCACTGCCGGACGCCTGGCCGGAGGAGGACGCCGAGGAGCCGTCCCCGGCCGTGGCACACCCGGGTGCCGGCCGCAGCGCGGATTCCGCGCCAGCCGGGCCGATCGCGGTGGTCGGGATGGCCGGCCGCTACCCGGGCGCCCCCGACCTCGCCTCCTTCTGGCGGCACGCGCGCGGCGGGCACGACAGCGCCTCCGAGCCGCCGTCCGGCCGGCCCGGCGACGAGCGGGGGCACTACCTGGAGCGCGTGCAGGACTTCGACCCGGAGTTCTTCGGGATCGACGCGCACGAGGCCGCCCTGATCGACCCCCAGGAGCGGCTGTTCCTGGAGACCGCCTGGGAGGCCCTCGAGGACGCCGGCTGCACCGGCGGCCGCCTGGACGCCCTGACCGCACGCGACGGGACGCCGCGCAGCGTCGGGGTGTTCACCGGCGTCGGCAGCGGTGACTACGTACTGCTCGCGGCCCGGACGTGGACGCCCGAGCGGCCCCGGCCGCTGCCCCCGCGCGGCCAGTGGAGCCTGCCCAACCGGCTTTCCGCCCTGCTCGGCCTCACCGGCCCCAGCCAGTCGGTCGACACCGCCGAATCCTCCGTGCTCGTCGCCCTCCATCTCGCCGTCGCCGCCCTGCACCGCGGCGAATGCGCCGCGGCGCTCGTCGGCGGGGTCCGGCTGCTGCTGCACCCGTCCAGCCGGCGCCCCGGCGCGGGCGAAGGCGTCGGCGCGCTGCTGCTCAAGCCCCTGACCCGGGCCCTGGCCGACGGGGACAGCATCCACTGCGTGGTCCGCGGCAGCGCGGTCGGCCACACCGCCCCCGACCCGTCGGCGGCCGGACCCGGCCGCAGGTCCCGGGCAGCCGACGCCCGTACGGGGGCCGCCGCGCGCGCCGCCGCGGCCCTGCGCGAGTCCTGCGCCGACCGCGGTACGCGGCCCGAGGCCCCGGCGGACGCCCCCGCGCAGCGGGTGCTGCGCGAGGCGCTGCGCGCGGCCGGGGTGGACGCGCCGGCCGTCGCCGTCCGCGAGACCGCAGGATCCGTACGCGCCCTCGTCGGCGACGCCGGCCCCGCGACGGGGGCCGCCGCCCTGACCCGGGCCGTGCTCCAGCTGCGCCACCGGATCCTGGCACCCGGCCCCGGCCGCGCCGAGGCGGAGCCCTGGGGCAGCGGGGAGAGCGGGGACGGCGCGCCCCGCCGGATATGCGTCGGTGTGCGCGGAGCCGGCGGCGCGGACGCACAGGTGGTCCTGGAGGAGTACGTGCCGGCCCCCGCCGCCGGATCCGCCCCGGACCGGGCTCCCGCGGCCGAGGAGCTGTTCGTGCTGTCCGCCCCCACCCCCGCCCACCTGGCCGCCACCGCACGGCGGTTCGCCGAGCTGCTCGGCGGACCGGGCCCGGTGCCCCCGCTCGAGGCGCTCGCCCGCGCCCTGCGCACCGGCCGGGCCGCCATGGACTGCCGGTTCGCGGCCGTCGTCGCCGACACCCGCGAACTGGTGCGGGTCCTGGAGCGGTTCGTCCGGGAGGGCGCCCCCTGCGCCGATCTGCGGGACGGCGGCGCCGACCCGCTGGGGCTGGGCGGCGTACCGGAGACGGACGGGTACCTCGCCGCGCTCTGGCAGGCCGGGCACCTGCACCAGCTCCGCGGCCTGTGGCTGTCCGGGCTCGACGTCGACTGGACCGCGCTCGAACCGGCCCACGGGGCAGCCACCGTGGCCGTACCGCTGCCCGCATCCGCATTCCTGCGCATACCGCTGTGGCTGGGCGGCGAGGAGGGTTCGGCATGA
- a CDS encoding AfsR/SARP family transcriptional regulator, which translates to MQIQVLGPLSAEVNGGSIVPTAGKPRQILALLALYPGRVMPVQTLMEEIWGTELPQSALTTLQTYILQLRRRLGTAMGPGVPGSAKDVLATRHGGYLLQIPPDAVDVHAYETLVAGGQNAYEEGDDERAADMLRRALGLWNGPALVDVRVGPILEIEVMRLEESRLVTVERRIDADLRLGRHVEVIAELTELIARHPQHEGLHSQAMVALYRSGRQATALDVYRRLRNRLIDELGVEPSPQLQRLHQAMLTVDPALDVVAGPRRGSTFDLYAA; encoded by the coding sequence GTGCAGATTCAGGTTCTGGGTCCGTTGAGTGCCGAGGTCAACGGGGGCTCGATTGTTCCGACGGCCGGCAAGCCGCGCCAGATCCTGGCGCTGCTGGCGCTCTATCCGGGGCGGGTGATGCCCGTACAGACCCTCATGGAGGAGATCTGGGGCACCGAGCTCCCGCAGAGCGCGCTCACCACACTGCAGACGTACATCCTGCAGCTGCGCAGGAGGCTGGGCACCGCCATGGGCCCGGGGGTCCCGGGCAGCGCCAAGGACGTGCTCGCGACGCGGCACGGCGGCTACTTGCTGCAGATTCCGCCGGACGCGGTCGACGTCCACGCCTACGAGACGCTCGTGGCCGGCGGGCAGAACGCGTACGAGGAGGGGGACGACGAGCGCGCGGCCGACATGCTGCGCAGGGCGCTCGGACTGTGGAACGGTCCGGCGCTGGTCGACGTACGGGTGGGGCCGATCCTCGAGATCGAGGTCATGCGCCTCGAGGAGAGCCGGCTCGTGACCGTCGAGCGGCGCATCGACGCGGACCTGCGCCTGGGCCGCCACGTCGAGGTCATCGCCGAGCTGACCGAGCTGATCGCCCGGCATCCGCAGCACGAGGGCCTGCACTCGCAGGCCATGGTCGCGCTGTACCGCTCCGGCCGCCAGGCCACGGCCCTGGACGTCTACCGCAGGCTGCGCAACCGCCTGATAGACGAACTGGGCGTGGAGCCGTCCCCGCAGCTGCAGCGCCTGCACCAGGCGATGCTGACGGTGGATCCGGCGCTGGACGTGGTGGCGGGCCCGCGCCGCGGATCGACGTTCGACCTGTACGCCGCCTAG
- a CDS encoding BTAD domain-containing putative transcriptional regulator codes for MDFGADGARDVPGDAGVDFRILGPVEVFDRRTGACIVPSGSKQRALLGALVVRAGHVLSADRLIHELWGDRPPVSAANALQAHVARLRRLLQGGAPDAGGHEWIATRSMGYLLHPGRATADAQRFHRLSAEGRAALGSDPVHAAELLRGALALWRGPALEGSTQGPICSVEADRLEELRLTTLETLYDAKLRSGRHAEITRDLERLTAGHPMRERLYDLHMLALYRCGRQTEALGVYERARRRLVDELGVEPGPALRERMEAILHHAPSLAVPQPAPLVPLTPAVPLTPLTPLAPAAPAASPDHDAALLELGREIARLGDRIESLSREQEALIRRFNLLAAVPVPGGQLV; via the coding sequence ATGGATTTCGGCGCGGACGGCGCCCGGGACGTACCCGGCGACGCAGGGGTGGACTTCCGCATCCTGGGCCCGGTCGAGGTCTTCGACCGGCGTACGGGGGCGTGCATCGTGCCCTCCGGCTCCAAGCAGCGGGCGCTGCTCGGCGCCCTGGTGGTCCGGGCGGGCCACGTCCTGTCCGCCGACCGGCTCATCCACGAACTGTGGGGCGACCGCCCGCCCGTGAGCGCGGCCAACGCGCTGCAGGCCCATGTGGCCCGGCTGCGCCGGCTGCTGCAGGGCGGGGCTCCGGACGCGGGCGGCCACGAGTGGATCGCAACCCGTTCGATGGGCTACCTGCTGCACCCGGGCCGGGCCACCGCCGACGCCCAGCGCTTCCACCGGCTGTCCGCCGAGGGCCGTGCGGCGCTCGGCTCCGACCCCGTGCACGCGGCCGAACTGCTGCGCGGGGCCCTCGCCCTGTGGCGCGGCCCGGCTCTGGAGGGCAGTACGCAGGGGCCCATCTGCTCGGTGGAGGCGGACCGGCTGGAGGAGCTCCGGCTGACCACGCTGGAGACGCTGTACGACGCGAAGCTGCGCAGCGGGCGCCACGCCGAGATCACCCGGGATCTGGAGCGGCTGACGGCCGGCCACCCCATGCGCGAGCGGCTCTACGACCTCCACATGCTGGCCCTGTACCGGTGCGGCCGGCAGACGGAGGCGCTGGGCGTCTACGAGCGGGCCCGCCGACGGCTGGTGGACGAGCTCGGCGTCGAGCCCGGCCCGGCCCTGCGCGAGCGCATGGAGGCGATCCTGCACCATGCGCCGTCGCTCGCGGTCCCGCAGCCCGCGCCGCTGGTCCCGCTCACCCCGGCCGTTCCGCTCACCCCGCTCACGCCGCTCGCCCCGGCCGCGCCGGCCGCCTCGCCGGACCATGATGCGGCCCTGCTCGAACTCGGCCGCGAGATCGCCCGTCTCGGCGACCGGATCGAGTCGCTCAGCCGGGAGCAGGAGGCACTGATCCGGCGTTTCAACCTGCTGGCCGCCGTTCCGGTGCCGGGCGGGCAGCTCGTCTGA
- a CDS encoding phosphopantetheine-binding protein yields the protein MTNEHAADVLTDLIGVLGDVLRVKSEKIDPEQTFQSMGLDSLLVVEFVAVVNARYGLRVLATDLYDFPTPASFAREVARAASSAAAAPVSAPVAHAMAAAAPVAAAVPAAAVPAPATGLERQVPAAAAATRIAEVLREQLAGILCCDPWDIDTTAAFNVLGVDSIVGAEFIAVVNRTFGLQERSVLLYEHPNLAAMAAYIAARTGAAAQDFAPAPAAPGSPVPQAPEPAFRPAAGPLSAAPAPTTAAAPAVRPLPSGDLDVLLDAIRDDRLTVDEALVLLARRG from the coding sequence ATGACGAATGAACATGCTGCGGACGTACTGACGGACCTCATCGGGGTGCTCGGCGACGTGCTGCGGGTCAAGTCGGAGAAGATCGACCCCGAGCAGACGTTCCAGTCCATGGGGCTCGACTCCCTGCTGGTCGTGGAGTTCGTGGCCGTGGTCAACGCCCGGTACGGGCTGCGGGTGCTGGCGACCGACCTCTACGACTTCCCGACGCCGGCGTCCTTCGCGCGCGAGGTCGCGCGGGCGGCGAGCAGCGCGGCCGCGGCCCCCGTCTCCGCTCCCGTTGCCCACGCCATGGCTGCAGCGGCGCCGGTCGCGGCTGCCGTCCCCGCCGCTGCCGTCCCGGCGCCGGCCACGGGCCTCGAGCGGCAGGTGCCGGCAGCGGCTGCGGCGACCAGGATCGCGGAGGTGCTGCGGGAGCAGCTCGCGGGGATCCTGTGCTGCGATCCCTGGGACATCGACACCACCGCAGCGTTCAACGTGCTCGGTGTGGACTCCATCGTGGGCGCGGAGTTCATCGCGGTCGTCAACCGGACCTTCGGTCTCCAGGAGCGGTCGGTACTGCTCTACGAGCACCCCAACCTCGCTGCCATGGCCGCATACATCGCGGCGCGCACCGGGGCGGCCGCGCAGGACTTCGCCCCTGCTCCGGCGGCCCCCGGGAGCCCCGTTCCCCAGGCGCCGGAGCCGGCGTTCCGCCCGGCCGCCGGGCCGCTGTCCGCCGCCCCCGCCCCCACGACCGCCGCAGCCCCTGCCGTACGGCCGCTGCCGAGCGGCGATCTCGACGTCCTGCTGGACGCGATCCGCGACGACCGGCTCACCGTGGACGAGGCACTCGTCCTGCTCGCCCGACGCGGCTGA